A stretch of Ipomoea triloba cultivar NCNSP0323 chromosome 11, ASM357664v1 DNA encodes these proteins:
- the LOC115996075 gene encoding kunitz trypsin inhibitor 5-like: MVQEGFKYYVVPLDLEEAGLGFNLFSIQNGCPKTVFLAEPYYWSCLIAFHPVNPDKAGVIREWTDLNIEIFFDKYTAPCPEPNFWKIEGDPSRYDVNITTGGENGNLSSWFKIVKTQNGYKFMYCPSVVCDHCRVVCKDFGISETDQSRLVLSDTPFEFTFRRPETLVNNDVATPVAALQDIASCNSDFTNQTIS; encoded by the coding sequence ATGGTCCAAGAAGGTTTCAAGTACTACGTCGTACCTCTAGACCTAGAAGAGGCCGGCCTGGGGTTCAACCTGTTCTCTATCCAGAACGGTTGTCCCAAGACTGTCTTCCTAGCTGAGCCTTACTATTGGAGCTGCCTAATAGCCTTCCATCCTGTGAATCCCGACAAAGCTGGTGTGATTCGGGAATGGACTGACTTAAAcattgaaatatttttcgacAAATACACAGCTCCTTGTCCGGAACCAAATTTCTGGAAAATCGAGGGCGATCCGTCGAGGTACGATGTTAATATTACCACGGGCGGAGAAAACGGGAATCTGAGCAGCTGGTTCAAGATCGTTAAAACCCAGAATGGCTACAAATTCATGTATTGTCCGTCTGTTGTCTGCGATCACTGTCGGGTTGTTTGCAAAGATTTTGGCATTTCGGAAACGGACCAGAGTCGTTTGGTTCTCAGCGATACCCCATTTGAGTTCACGTTTAGGAGGCCAGAGACATTGGTGAATAATGATGTTGCCACACCAGTGGCTGCGCTCCAGGACATTGCATCATGTAATTCTGATTTTACAAATCAAACAATAAGTTGA